In the genome of Vicia villosa cultivar HV-30 ecotype Madison, WI linkage group LG7, Vvil1.0, whole genome shotgun sequence, one region contains:
- the LOC131620854 gene encoding 2-methylpropanoate--CoA ligase CCL4-like: MDLLTKNKVNSTPLTPLTFLDRAAIVYGDSTSILYGDSISYTWSQTHRRCLQLASSLSSLGIKKGHVVSVLSPSTPAMYELQFAVPMSGAILNNLNFRLDDKSLSVILIHSESKLVFVDILSLSLACNALDLFPENMQRPELVLIEDDTLAPHQIHALPNNTYEGLIAKGDPNFKWIRPDSEWDPITLTYTSGTTSAPKGVVHCHRAAFIVSLDSLVDWSVPNQPVYLWTLQMFHSNGWSYPWGMAVVGGTNVCTRKLDAPTIYRLIETHGVTHMCAAPVVLNILLNFNKAEPLKNTVNVLTGGSSPPAAILTRAEELGFNISHGFGMTELIGVIISCAWKRGWDRLSAVEKARLKARQGVRKAGVAEVDVVGGNGESVKRDGVTVGEIVVKGACVMLGYLKDEKATAQCLKDGWFYTGDVAVMHEDGYLEIKDRIKDVIISGGENLSSVEVEAVLYMHPAVKEAAVVARPDEFWGETPCAFVSLKDELKETPTEKEIKEFCGEKLPRFMIPKTIVFKDELPKTSTGKIQKHVLRKVAGEMGSLSLSLPPPQLLPSRI; the protein is encoded by the coding sequence ATGGACCTGTTAACCAAAAACAAAGTAAACTCAACCCCTCTTACCCCACTCACCTTCTTAGATAGAGCCGCCATTGTCTACGGTGACTCCACTTCCATTCTGTACGGTGACTCCATTTCCTACACGTGGTCGCAAACCCACCGTCGATGTCTTCAACTCGCTTCCTCACTTTCATCTCTCGGTATCAAGAAAGGCCACGTCGTCTCCGTTCTCTCCCCCAGCACTCCCGCCATGTACGAGCTTCAGTTCGCCGTTCCAATGTCCGGTGCGATTCTCAACAACCTCAACTTCCGGCTAGACGATAAGTCTCTCTCCGTGATCCTCATCCACAGCGAATCAAAACTCGTATTCGTGGATATTCTCTCCCTTTCTCTTGCTTGCAATGCTCTTGATTTATTCCCGGAAAACATGCAACGGCCGGAGCTAGTCCTCATTGAAGACGATACTCTCGCGCCGCATCAGATTCATGCACTACCGAACAACACATATGAGGGTCTTATTGCAAAAGGTGATCCGAATTTCAAATGGATCCGGCCGGATTCCGAGTGGGATCCGATTACGTTGACCTATACTTCCGGAACGACTTCGGCTCCGAAAGGCGTAGTGCATTGTCATAGAGCGGCGTTTATCGTTTCGCTTGATTCACTCGTTGACTGGTCAGTGCCTAATCAACCGGTTTACCTCTGGACGTTACAGATGTTTCATTCCAACGGATGGAGTTATCCATGGGGAATGGCGGTTGTCGGAGGAACAAATGTCTGCACGCGTAAGCTTGACGCGCCGACGATATACCGTTTGATTGAAACTCACGGTGTAACTCACATGTGTGCTGCACCGGTTGTGCTTAACATTCTGTTAAATTTCAACAAAGCTGAACCGTTGAAGAATACTGTGAATGTACTGACTGGAGGATCGTCGCCTCCGGCGGCAATCCTCACGCGTGCGGAGGAGTTAGGGTTTAACATTAGTCATGGATTTGGGATGACGGAGTTGATTGGGGTGATTATTTCGTGTGCGTGGAAGAGAGGTTGGGATAGGTTATCGGCGGTGGAGAAGGCGAGGTTGAAGGCGAGACAAGGAGTGAGGAAGGCGGGTGTGGCGGAGGTTGATGTGGTGGGTGGGAATGGAGAGAGTGTGAAGCGCGACGGTGTAACGGTTGGTGAGATAGTTGTGAAAGGTGCATGTGTTATGCTTGGTTATTTGAAAGATGAAAAAGCTACGGCGCAGTGTTTAAAGGATGGTTGGTTTTATACCGGGGATGTAGCGGTTATGCATGAGGATGGGTATTTGGAGATTAAGGATAGGATAAAGGATGTGATAATAAGTGGTGGAGAGAATCTAAGTAGTGTGGAGGTTGAGGCGGTTTTGTATATGCATCCGGCGGTGAAAGAGGCGGCGGTGGTGGCGAGACCGGATGAGTTTTGGGGGGAGACACCGTGTGCGTTTGTGAGTTTGAAGGATGAGTTGAAGGAAACACCGACGGAGAAAGAGATTAAGGAGTTTTGTGGGGAGAAGTTGCCGCGTTTTATGATTCCTAAGACAATTGTGTTTAAAGATGAGCTGCCTAAGACTTCAACTGGGAAGATTCAGAAACATGTGCTTAGGAAGGTTGCTGGGGAGATGGGGTCATTGTCATTGTCTTTGCCACCACCACAACTACTTCCTAGTCGCATttaa